One part of the Methylobacterium mesophilicum SR1.6/6 genome encodes these proteins:
- a CDS encoding alpha/beta hydrolase yields the protein MPDLLPDRRSLLLTLATTSVLLSARGADAVGAPERIPLWPGEPPGGGGPQGPLVRDDSGAVKNVATPVLEVYAPETPTGVAVLVAGGGGYARIGMVKEALPAALWLAAQGITAFVLTYRLPREGWGAGPLAPLQDGQRALRLIRAEAGRFRIDPARIGVLGFSAGGHLGGMIAARSAFRAYDPVDAADDLSARPDFATLIYPVVSLEPPYDRTTTRHSLVGEAPSPEASRDWSLHTHIRSGCPTLFLVQADDDAVISPEHSRVLDEACRAARVPVEYHRFAVGGHGFGIGRSEAPVALWPRLCRLWLTSVAVMR from the coding sequence ATGCCCGACCTTCTGCCCGACCGCCGATCCCTTCTCCTCACCCTGGCCACGACCTCGGTGCTCCTGTCGGCGCGGGGCGCGGATGCCGTCGGGGCGCCGGAGCGGATCCCGCTCTGGCCGGGGGAGCCGCCGGGCGGCGGCGGTCCGCAGGGCCCGCTGGTCCGCGACGACAGCGGTGCGGTCAAGAACGTCGCCACGCCCGTGCTGGAGGTCTACGCCCCGGAGACTCCCACCGGCGTGGCGGTCCTCGTGGCCGGCGGCGGCGGCTACGCCCGGATCGGGATGGTCAAGGAGGCCCTGCCGGCCGCGCTCTGGCTCGCCGCGCAGGGCATCACGGCCTTCGTGCTCACCTATCGCCTGCCGCGCGAGGGCTGGGGGGCGGGCCCCCTCGCGCCGCTCCAGGACGGGCAGCGGGCCCTGCGCCTGATCCGCGCCGAGGCCGGGCGCTTCCGGATCGACCCGGCTCGCATCGGCGTGCTCGGCTTCTCGGCCGGCGGCCATCTCGGCGGGATGATCGCGGCGCGCTCCGCGTTCCGGGCGTACGACCCCGTCGACGCGGCCGACGACCTGTCGGCCCGGCCCGACTTCGCGACGCTGATCTACCCGGTGGTGAGCCTGGAGCCGCCCTACGACCGCACGACCACCCGGCATTCCCTGGTCGGCGAGGCTCCGAGCCCGGAGGCGAGCCGGGACTGGTCGCTCCACACGCACATCCGGTCCGGCTGCCCCACGCTGTTCCTGGTGCAGGCCGACGACGATGCCGTCATCAGCCCCGAGCACAGCCGCGTGCTCGACGAGGCATGCCGCGCCGCGCGGGTGCCGGTCGAGTACCACCGTTTCGCCGTCGGCGGCCACGGCTTCGGGATCGGTCGCTCGGAGGCGCCGGTCGCCCTCTGGCCGAGGCTCTGCCGGCTCTGGCTGACGAGCGTCGCGGTGATGCGCTGA
- a CDS encoding MetQ/NlpA family ABC transporter substrate-binding protein — protein sequence MTAPSRRVVLAGFLAGSLAELLILAAGGRAGAAGQALRVVASSVPHAEILHFVSETLAPDIPLKVIEISGDLRPNALLRDGDADANFFQHVPFLRAEEAALGTRFAVVATVHVEPLGLYSRRARALAELPKGGLVAIPNNVTNASRSLTLLQENGLIRLRPGGEGAFASVDDVAENPKGFRFVEIVPPQLPRSLDDVALAVINGNYALEAGLEPARDALALERAEGNPYANVLVTTEALAQDPRILRLAALLTSAEVAAFIRTRYRGSVVPVRA from the coding sequence ATGACCGCTCCGTCCCGTCGCGTCGTCCTGGCCGGATTCTTGGCTGGATCCCTGGCCGAACTCCTGATCCTCGCGGCCGGTGGGCGCGCGGGTGCGGCCGGACAGGCTCTGCGCGTCGTGGCATCATCGGTCCCGCACGCGGAGATCCTGCACTTCGTCAGCGAGACGCTGGCGCCCGACATCCCGCTCAAGGTCATCGAGATCAGCGGCGACCTGAGACCGAACGCGCTCCTGCGCGACGGCGACGCCGATGCCAACTTCTTCCAGCACGTGCCCTTCCTGCGAGCCGAGGAGGCTGCGCTGGGGACCCGCTTCGCGGTCGTGGCGACGGTGCATGTCGAGCCCCTCGGGCTCTACAGCCGGCGCGCCAGAGCCCTCGCCGAGCTGCCGAAGGGCGGCCTCGTCGCCATCCCGAACAACGTCACCAACGCGAGCCGGAGCCTGACGCTGCTCCAGGAGAACGGGTTGATCCGCCTGCGGCCGGGCGGGGAGGGGGCCTTCGCGAGCGTCGACGACGTCGCCGAGAACCCGAAGGGGTTCCGCTTCGTCGAGATCGTGCCGCCGCAATTGCCGCGCTCCCTCGACGACGTGGCGCTCGCGGTGATCAACGGCAACTACGCCCTGGAGGCCGGGCTGGAGCCCGCGCGGGACGCCCTGGCGCTGGAGCGCGCGGAGGGCAACCCCTACGCGAACGTCCTCGTCACCACCGAGGCGCTGGCGCAGGATCCCCGAATCCTGCGGCTGGCCGCGCTCCTGACCTCGGCCGAGGTCGCGGCGTTCATCCGGACCCGCTACCGCGGCTCCGTGGTGCCGGTGCGGGCCTGA
- a CDS encoding cupin domain-containing protein: MHDSDDDHTHTHEPPPGDAPGAAERWKHDGVRVIPGDRLDANTAQTPGMFRQAAINAARVGAQKIWAGTVAIQPDAKTGVHHHGDLESVIYVVSGRARMRWGERLEYVAEAGPGDFIFVPPYVPHQEINASTDEPLHCVLVRSDNEAVVVNLPDVAAAEAPETVYWVDPIHKHP, from the coding sequence ATGCACGACAGCGATGATGATCACACCCATACCCACGAACCCCCGCCCGGCGACGCGCCCGGCGCAGCGGAGCGCTGGAAACACGACGGCGTGCGGGTGATCCCGGGCGACCGGCTCGATGCCAACACCGCGCAGACGCCCGGCATGTTCCGGCAGGCGGCGATCAACGCCGCGCGCGTCGGCGCCCAGAAGATCTGGGCCGGCACGGTGGCGATCCAGCCCGATGCCAAGACCGGCGTGCACCATCACGGTGACCTGGAGAGCGTGATCTACGTGGTCTCGGGCCGCGCCCGGATGCGCTGGGGCGAGCGGCTGGAATACGTCGCGGAGGCCGGCCCCGGCGACTTCATCTTCGTGCCGCCCTACGTGCCCCACCAGGAGATCAACGCCTCGACCGACGAGCCCCTGCACTGCGTGCTGGTGCGCTCCGACAACGAGGCGGTGGTGGTCAACCTGCCCGACGTCGCGGCCGCCGAGGCTCCCGAGACGGTCTACTGGGTCGATCCGATCCACAAGCACCCGTGA
- a CDS encoding sensor histidine kinase → MPPDLDYRLRQQAILSEFGVEALRGTDVDHLLQRAAELCAQGMGAEFCKALEYRPGADTLLVRAGVGWGPDVIGRAWIGADLASPAGFALKTGRPVISNHLAEETRFRTPQLMADHGIRRAINVLIENRDGAFGVLEVDDTREGMFAEADIAFMQGFANLLGGAIERQRTESLLRAALARQDLLAREMSHRVKNSLAIVASLLALQARAADEPAVQTALTDARSRVEAIAGVHDQLWRQGDGTGDKSADDGEGVPGELDLAPFLEKLVANLASGAPDRRLACTAAPHRISADRAIPIGLLVNELVTNALKYAYPPETHPQGGEIRVKAEHQPGGLVVEVSDDGVGLPADFEIGRASKSLGMRVVGSLTRQLGGSLTTPARGQGACFRLDVPLTE, encoded by the coding sequence ATGCCCCCCGACCTCGACTATCGCCTGCGTCAGCAGGCGATCCTGTCGGAATTCGGCGTCGAGGCCCTGCGCGGCACCGATGTCGACCACCTGCTGCAGCGGGCCGCGGAACTGTGCGCGCAGGGCATGGGCGCCGAATTCTGCAAGGCGCTGGAATACCGTCCCGGCGCCGACACGCTGCTGGTGCGGGCCGGCGTCGGCTGGGGACCGGACGTGATCGGCAGGGCTTGGATCGGGGCCGACCTCGCCTCCCCGGCGGGCTTCGCCCTCAAGACCGGCCGGCCGGTGATCTCGAACCACCTCGCCGAGGAGACCCGGTTCCGCACGCCGCAGCTCATGGCCGACCACGGCATCCGCCGGGCGATCAACGTGCTGATCGAGAACCGGGACGGTGCGTTCGGGGTGCTGGAGGTGGACGACACCCGCGAAGGCATGTTCGCGGAGGCCGACATCGCCTTCATGCAGGGCTTCGCCAACCTGTTGGGCGGCGCCATCGAGCGCCAGCGCACCGAGAGCCTGCTGCGCGCGGCGCTGGCCCGACAGGACCTGCTTGCCCGCGAGATGAGCCACCGGGTCAAGAACAGCCTCGCCATCGTGGCGAGCCTGCTGGCCCTCCAGGCGCGCGCCGCCGACGAGCCCGCCGTGCAGACGGCCCTGACGGATGCGCGCAGCCGGGTCGAGGCGATCGCGGGCGTCCACGACCAGCTCTGGCGGCAGGGTGACGGGACCGGAGACAAATCGGCCGATGATGGGGAGGGGGTGCCGGGCGAACTCGATCTCGCGCCGTTCCTGGAGAAGCTGGTGGCCAACCTCGCCAGCGGCGCCCCGGATCGACGGCTCGCCTGCACGGCCGCGCCGCATCGGATCTCGGCCGACCGGGCGATCCCGATCGGACTCCTGGTCAACGAACTCGTCACCAACGCGCTTAAATACGCCTATCCGCCCGAGACCCACCCGCAGGGCGGCGAGATCCGCGTCAAGGCCGAGCACCAGCCCGGCGGGCTCGTGGTCGAGGTGTCCGACGACGGCGTCGGGCTGCCGGCGGACTTCGAGATCGGGCGCGCCTCGAAGAGCCTCGGCATGCGGGTGGTCGGCAGCCTGACGCGCCAGCTCGGAGGCAGCCTCACGACACCGGCCCGAGGACAGGGCGCCTGCTTCCGACTGGACGTACCGTTGACCGAGTGA
- a CDS encoding DUF2945 domain-containing protein codes for MTAKVKTGDDVTYTWGKGTVSGEVTKVHTQDVKKTIKGNTVKRAASKSEPAVEIKTAKGKTVLKSAAEVTVKSA; via the coding sequence ATGACCGCCAAGGTGAAGACCGGAGACGATGTCACCTACACGTGGGGCAAGGGCACGGTCTCGGGGGAGGTGACCAAGGTCCATACCCAGGACGTCAAGAAGACGATCAAGGGGAACACGGTCAAGCGCGCGGCTTCGAAGAGCGAGCCCGCCGTCGAGATCAAGACCGCCAAGGGCAAGACCGTCCTCAAGTCGGCCGCGGAGGTCACGGTCAAGTCCGCATAA
- a CDS encoding (2Fe-2S)-binding protein, with product MTIPLRLTLNGQKREIALDDPRVTLLDLLRERLGLTGAKKGCDRGQCGACTVLVDGRRINSCLTLAASLDGAEVLTIEGLAEGDRLHPVQAAFIAHDGFQCGFCTPGQIMSAVGLIREGHAGTDPERIREGMSGNLCRCGAYAGILDAVQDAAARTTEQREDAA from the coding sequence ATGACCATTCCCCTCAGGCTTACCCTGAACGGGCAGAAGCGCGAGATCGCCCTCGACGATCCGCGCGTCACCCTCCTCGACCTCCTGCGCGAGCGCCTCGGCCTGACGGGCGCCAAGAAGGGCTGCGACCGCGGCCAGTGCGGCGCCTGCACGGTGCTGGTGGACGGGCGGCGCATCAACAGCTGCCTCACGCTCGCCGCGAGCCTCGACGGCGCCGAGGTGCTGACCATCGAGGGCCTGGCCGAGGGCGACCGGCTGCACCCGGTCCAGGCGGCCTTCATCGCCCATGACGGCTTCCAGTGCGGCTTCTGCACCCCCGGGCAGATCATGAGCGCGGTCGGCCTGATCCGCGAGGGCCATGCCGGAACCGATCCCGAGCGCATCCGCGAGGGCATGAGCGGCAATCTCTGCCGTTGCGGCGCCTACGCGGGCATCCTGGACGCGGTTCAGGACGCGGCCGCCCGGACGACGGAGCAGCGGGAGGACGCGGCGTGA
- a CDS encoding FAD binding domain-containing protein has protein sequence MRTFDYIRPANVPEAVAAGQVPGTAYLAAGTNLVDLMKGGVATPERVVDITRLPGLSAIERLPDGATRVGALVRNSDLAYDPAFAKAYPMVAEALLAGASAQLRNAATVGGNLMQRTRCQFFTDAVSPCNKRAPGSGCAALGHATRIHAVQGWSEHCIATHPSDFCVPLAALDAVVEIAGPDGAREVPLAEFHHLPGDHPERETALQPGELITALRLPPEAASFRGHARYLKVRDRTSYAFAVVSAAAALTLEGGTIDRARLALGGLALKPWRVAEAEAALAGQAPSPEAYAKAADAALAGAKPTGEANAFKVELARRVAIRALTQAAAGTPARIPALPASPFGIV, from the coding sequence GTGAGGACCTTCGACTACATCCGCCCTGCGAACGTGCCGGAGGCCGTGGCGGCCGGGCAGGTTCCGGGCACCGCCTACCTCGCCGCCGGCACCAACTTGGTCGACCTGATGAAGGGCGGCGTCGCCACTCCGGAGCGGGTCGTCGACATCACCCGCCTGCCCGGCCTGTCGGCCATCGAGCGGCTGCCGGACGGCGCCACCCGGGTCGGCGCCCTGGTGCGCAACAGCGACCTCGCCTACGACCCGGCCTTCGCCAAGGCCTACCCGATGGTGGCCGAGGCCCTGCTGGCCGGCGCCTCGGCCCAGCTGCGCAACGCCGCCACGGTCGGCGGCAACCTGATGCAGCGCACCCGCTGCCAGTTCTTCACCGACGCCGTCTCACCCTGCAACAAGCGCGCGCCCGGCTCCGGCTGCGCGGCGCTCGGGCACGCCACCCGCATCCACGCGGTCCAGGGCTGGAGCGAGCACTGCATCGCCACCCACCCGTCCGACTTCTGCGTGCCGCTCGCCGCCCTCGACGCGGTGGTCGAGATCGCCGGGCCGGACGGCGCCCGGGAGGTTCCGCTCGCGGAATTCCACCACCTTCCCGGCGACCACCCGGAGCGGGAGACGGCGCTGCAACCGGGCGAGCTGATTACCGCCCTGCGGCTGCCCCCCGAGGCGGCGTCCTTCCGGGGCCACGCCCGCTATCTCAAGGTCCGTGACCGCACTTCCTACGCCTTCGCGGTGGTCTCGGCGGCGGCCGCCCTGACGCTCGAGGGGGGCACGATCGACCGAGCGCGGCTCGCCCTCGGCGGGCTGGCGCTCAAGCCCTGGCGGGTGGCGGAGGCCGAGGCGGCGCTCGCCGGACAGGCGCCCTCCCCTGAGGCCTACGCGAAGGCTGCCGACGCGGCGCTGGCGGGTGCCAAGCCCACCGGCGAGGCCAACGCCTTCAAGGTCGAGCTCGCCCGACGGGTGGCGATCCGCGCGCTGACCCAGGCCGCCGCCGGGACGCCCGCCCGGATTCCGGCGCTCCCCGCCTCTCCGTTCGGCATCGTCTGA
- a CDS encoding xanthine dehydrogenase family protein molybdopterin-binding subunit — protein MTATSTPASNLPAGAIRHGSSIGQPLTRRDGPLKVTGQARFSADNLPPRTLHAALCVARIGKGRVTGLDVAAAEAHPGVVAVMTPRNAPKLAKDPDAKDGPFTFRLDLLQNDTVRYANQPIAVVIAETLEAATEGARLLAPTYAAETPRIGLDAGEAFTPDSVGVGAPPVETEGDVEAGLAAASKRIAATYETPAQYHNAMEPHAAVASWDGNRLTLFMPTQALAMSQGRLAGLFGINPEDIHIESPYLGGGFGSKGVPAGPQVLACMAAKLVGRPVKLVPTRTQMYGPMGHRGPTRQTLRLGADAAGKLTALDHHILTASSSFDDFFEPAGRATSTLYASPALSIRHEAVRLDTGTPLFMRAPGEATGSVALESALDEMAHELGLDPLAFRLANYAEVEPITGKPFSSKALRECYRRGAEAFGWAGRPLQPRQTRDRDGFLVGTGMGTATFPALIFEGMARAEIRADGTGTVELGAIDMGQGAWTALAQIAADGLGIGMDALTFRMGSSDLPNAGIAGGSGHTATAGGAIHAAAADVIRQLTDLATNDPASPLYGAGNAGVTAADGRLTRRDDPSRGESVTDILKRAGRSSIEGQGKAGADPAAQAAYAMHAHGAVFAEVKVDPDLGQIRVSRLVGAFAAGRVINPRLVQSQYYGGMIWGLSFALHERAEMDPRTGRFLNDNLAEYHVPVNADVPAMEAILVHEDDAVVNNLGVKGVGEIGITGTVGAIANAIWHATGVRVREMPITLDKLLG, from the coding sequence ATGACCGCGACCTCCACGCCCGCCTCGAACCTTCCCGCCGGTGCGATCCGCCACGGCTCCAGCATCGGCCAGCCGCTGACCCGGCGGGACGGGCCCCTCAAGGTGACGGGCCAGGCCCGCTTCTCCGCCGACAACCTGCCCCCCCGAACCCTCCACGCGGCGCTCTGCGTCGCCCGGATCGGGAAGGGCCGCGTCACCGGCCTCGACGTGGCCGCCGCCGAGGCCCATCCGGGCGTCGTGGCGGTGATGACACCGCGGAACGCCCCGAAGCTCGCCAAGGACCCGGACGCCAAGGACGGGCCGTTCACGTTCCGCCTCGACCTCCTGCAGAACGACACGGTCCGCTACGCCAACCAGCCGATCGCCGTGGTGATCGCCGAGACCCTGGAGGCGGCCACGGAAGGCGCCCGGCTGCTCGCCCCGACCTACGCGGCCGAGACGCCGCGGATCGGGCTCGACGCGGGCGAGGCCTTCACGCCGGATTCGGTCGGCGTCGGCGCCCCGCCGGTGGAGACCGAGGGCGATGTCGAGGCCGGGCTGGCGGCCGCGTCCAAGAGGATCGCCGCCACCTACGAGACGCCGGCCCAGTACCACAACGCCATGGAGCCGCACGCCGCCGTGGCCAGCTGGGACGGGAACCGTCTGACGCTCTTCATGCCGACCCAGGCGCTCGCCATGTCGCAGGGCCGGCTCGCCGGGCTGTTCGGTATCAATCCCGAGGACATCCACATCGAGAGCCCCTATCTCGGCGGCGGCTTCGGCTCGAAGGGCGTGCCGGCCGGGCCGCAGGTGCTGGCCTGCATGGCGGCCAAGCTGGTCGGCCGGCCGGTGAAGCTCGTGCCGACCCGGACCCAGATGTACGGCCCGATGGGCCATCGCGGCCCGACCCGGCAGACCCTGCGCCTCGGCGCCGACGCGGCCGGCAAGCTCACGGCGCTCGACCACCACATCCTGACCGCCTCGTCGAGCTTCGACGACTTCTTCGAGCCGGCGGGACGGGCGACCAGCACCCTCTACGCCAGCCCGGCCCTCTCGATCCGCCACGAGGCGGTGCGCCTCGACACCGGCACGCCGCTGTTCATGCGCGCGCCCGGCGAAGCCACCGGCAGCGTGGCCCTGGAGAGCGCGCTGGACGAGATGGCCCACGAACTCGGCCTGGACCCGCTGGCGTTCCGCCTCGCCAACTACGCCGAGGTCGAGCCGATCACCGGCAAGCCGTTCTCCTCCAAGGCCCTGCGGGAGTGCTACCGCCGCGGCGCCGAGGCGTTCGGCTGGGCCGGGCGGCCGCTGCAGCCCCGCCAGACCCGCGACAGGGACGGGTTCCTGGTCGGCACCGGCATGGGCACCGCGACCTTCCCGGCGCTGATCTTCGAAGGCATGGCCCGGGCCGAGATCCGTGCCGACGGCACCGGCACGGTGGAACTCGGGGCGATCGACATGGGCCAGGGCGCCTGGACGGCGCTCGCGCAGATCGCCGCCGACGGGCTCGGGATCGGGATGGACGCCCTCACCTTCCGGATGGGGTCTTCGGACCTGCCGAATGCCGGCATTGCGGGCGGCTCGGGCCACACCGCGACCGCCGGCGGCGCGATCCACGCGGCCGCGGCCGACGTGATACGCCAGCTCACGGATCTCGCCACCAACGACCCCGCCTCCCCGCTCTACGGCGCGGGCAATGCCGGCGTGACCGCCGCGGACGGCCGGCTCACCCGGCGCGATGACCCGAGCCGGGGCGAATCCGTCACCGACATCCTGAAGCGGGCGGGCCGGTCGAGCATCGAGGGCCAGGGCAAGGCCGGGGCCGACCCAGCCGCGCAGGCGGCCTACGCGATGCACGCCCACGGGGCGGTCTTCGCCGAGGTGAAGGTCGACCCCGATCTCGGCCAGATCCGCGTGAGCCGCCTCGTCGGCGCCTTCGCGGCGGGCCGGGTGATCAACCCGCGCCTCGTCCAGAGCCAGTATTACGGCGGGATGATCTGGGGCCTGTCCTTCGCGCTCCACGAGCGGGCCGAGATGGACCCGCGCACCGGCCGCTTCCTCAACGACAACCTCGCCGAGTACCACGTGCCGGTGAACGCCGACGTCCCCGCCATGGAGGCGATTCTCGTCCACGAGGACGACGCGGTGGTGAACAACCTCGGCGTGAAGGGCGTCGGCGAGATCGGCATCACCGGCACGGTGGGAGCCATCGCCAACGCAATCTGGCACGCCACCGGCGTGCGGGTGCGCGAGATGCCGATCACGCTGGATAAGCTGCTCGGCTGA
- the ytfQ gene encoding galactofuranose ABC transporter, galactofuranose-binding protein YtfQ: MSGTVSIRAMLAGLILACGGAAQAASLTVGFSQIGSESGWRAAETTVTKSEAKTRGITVKIADAQQKQENQIKAIRSFVAQGVDAILLAPVVATGWDAVLKEARDAKIPVILLDRDIDPSGKDLYLTAVTSDSVAEGRVAGNWLARTVGDKPCNVVELQDTVGASVATNRKKGFDAALAPHANLKLVRSQTGDFTRAKGKEVMESVIKAEGGRAICAVYAHNDDMMVGAIQAMKEAGLKPGREILTVSIDAVPDIFKAMAAGEANATVELTPDMAGPAFDALKAYKEKGTVPPKWIQTESRLYTAADDPLKVYESKKGLGY; encoded by the coding sequence ATGAGCGGAACCGTTTCCATCCGGGCCATGCTGGCGGGTCTGATTCTAGCCTGCGGCGGTGCGGCCCAAGCGGCCTCGCTGACCGTCGGGTTCTCGCAGATCGGCTCGGAATCCGGCTGGCGCGCCGCCGAGACCACGGTGACCAAGTCCGAGGCCAAGACGCGCGGCATCACCGTCAAGATCGCCGACGCGCAGCAGAAGCAGGAGAACCAGATCAAGGCGATCCGCTCCTTCGTGGCGCAGGGGGTGGACGCGATCCTGCTCGCCCCCGTGGTCGCCACCGGCTGGGACGCCGTTCTCAAGGAGGCCCGGGACGCCAAGATCCCGGTGATCCTGCTCGACCGCGACATCGACCCGTCCGGCAAGGACCTCTACCTCACCGCCGTCACCTCCGACAGCGTCGCGGAGGGCCGCGTCGCCGGCAACTGGCTGGCCAGGACGGTCGGCGACAAGCCCTGCAACGTGGTCGAGCTCCAGGACACGGTCGGCGCCAGTGTCGCCACCAACCGCAAGAAGGGGTTTGACGCCGCCCTCGCGCCCCACGCCAACCTCAAGCTCGTGCGCAGCCAGACCGGCGACTTCACCCGCGCCAAGGGCAAGGAGGTGATGGAGAGCGTCATCAAGGCCGAGGGCGGCCGCGCGATCTGCGCGGTCTACGCCCACAACGACGACATGATGGTCGGCGCCATCCAGGCGATGAAGGAGGCCGGCCTGAAGCCCGGCCGGGAGATCCTGACGGTCTCGATCGACGCGGTGCCCGACATCTTCAAGGCGATGGCGGCGGGCGAGGCCAACGCCACCGTCGAATTGACTCCCGACATGGCCGGCCCGGCCTTCGACGCCCTCAAGGCCTACAAGGAGAAGGGCACCGTCCCGCCGAAGTGGATCCAGACCGAGTCGAGGCTCTACACGGCGGCCGACGACCCGTTGAAGGTCTACGAGAGCAAGAAGGGCCTCGGCTACTGA
- a CDS encoding sugar ABC transporter ATP-binding protein, giving the protein MSHTPLLSVRGLSKSFAGHQALAGVDFTLRRGEIHALLGENGAGKSTFIKTVTGIVRRDAGEVRLDGGPIAPRSAEEAGRAGIATVYQEVGLLPNLTVAQNLFLGREPTRFGLVRARAMRRRAAARLAEFGLAIDVGAPLGSYPVAVQHLVAIARAVDLSARALILDEPTASLDAHEVAVLFGVMRRLAAQGIGIVFVTHFLEQVYAITDRITVLRNGRLVTERETADFPRLDLVHTMLGRDLAEEEERVETGPGGRRTKAGPPVLRAEKLGKAGYLRPVDLSVAGGEVVGLAGLLGSGRTETARLLFGAERPDQGRILLDGKPTRIAGPRDALRHRLGYCPEERKTDGLVADLTVRENIVLALQARKGPFRPLGRAAQDRIARAFIAKLDIRPPDPERPIGLLSGGNQQKALLARWLATEPRLLILDEPTRGIDVGAHAEIIRLIRSLCDAGLALLVISSELEEIVTYSDRVIVMRDRAQVAELADGAIDVTAILRAIAAEAPAVMAESV; this is encoded by the coding sequence GTGTCCCACACGCCCCTTCTCAGCGTCCGCGGGCTCTCCAAGAGCTTCGCCGGGCACCAGGCCCTCGCGGGGGTCGACTTCACCCTGCGCCGGGGGGAGATCCACGCCCTGCTGGGCGAGAACGGCGCCGGCAAATCGACCTTCATCAAGACCGTGACCGGAATCGTCCGGCGCGATGCCGGCGAGGTCCGGCTCGACGGCGGGCCGATCGCGCCGCGCTCGGCCGAGGAAGCGGGCCGGGCCGGCATCGCCACGGTCTACCAGGAGGTCGGCCTGCTGCCGAACCTCACCGTGGCGCAGAATCTCTTTCTCGGCCGCGAGCCGACCCGGTTCGGCCTCGTCCGCGCCCGGGCGATGCGGCGGCGCGCGGCCGCGCGGCTGGCCGAGTTCGGCCTCGCGATCGATGTCGGGGCGCCGCTCGGCAGCTATCCGGTGGCGGTGCAGCACCTCGTGGCGATCGCCCGGGCGGTGGACCTCTCGGCCCGGGCGCTGATCCTCGACGAGCCGACCGCGAGCCTCGACGCGCACGAAGTCGCGGTGCTGTTCGGCGTGATGCGCCGGCTGGCCGCGCAAGGCATCGGCATCGTGTTCGTGACCCATTTCCTGGAGCAGGTCTACGCCATCACCGACCGGATCACGGTCCTGCGCAACGGCCGGCTGGTAACCGAGCGCGAGACCGCGGATTTCCCGCGCCTCGATCTCGTGCACACGATGCTGGGGCGCGACCTCGCCGAGGAAGAGGAGCGGGTGGAGACGGGGCCGGGGGGCCGGCGGACTAAGGCCGGGCCGCCGGTCCTGCGCGCGGAAAAACTCGGCAAGGCCGGCTATCTCCGGCCCGTCGACCTGTCGGTGGCGGGCGGCGAGGTGGTGGGCCTCGCCGGCCTCCTCGGCTCCGGGCGGACCGAGACGGCCCGCCTGCTGTTCGGCGCCGAGCGGCCGGACCAGGGCCGCATCCTCCTCGACGGGAAGCCCACCCGGATCGCCGGCCCCCGGGACGCGCTGCGCCACCGCCTCGGCTACTGCCCGGAGGAGCGCAAGACCGACGGCCTCGTCGCCGACCTGACCGTGCGGGAGAACATCGTGCTGGCTCTCCAGGCTCGGAAGGGCCCGTTCCGGCCCCTCGGCCGGGCCGCGCAGGACCGGATCGCCCGCGCCTTCATCGCCAAGCTCGACATCCGCCCGCCCGATCCGGAGCGGCCGATCGGGCTCCTGTCCGGGGGCAACCAGCAGAAGGCGCTGCTGGCGCGCTGGCTCGCCACCGAGCCGCGCCTGCTGATCCTCGACGAGCCGACCCGGGGCATCGATGTCGGGGCGCACGCGGAGATCATCCGGCTGATCCGGAGCCTGTGCGACGCCGGCCTCGCCCTGCTGGTGATCTCGTCCGAGCTGGAGGAGATCGTGACCTATTCCGACCGGGTGATCGTGATGCGCGACCGCGCCCAGGTGGCCGAACTCGCCGACGGGGCGATCGACGTCACCGCCATCCTCCGGGCCATCGCGGCGGAAGCGCCTGCGGTCATGGCGGAGTCCGTCTGA